One Bacillus amyloliquefaciens DSM 7 = ATCC 23350 DNA window includes the following coding sequences:
- a CDS encoding YggT family protein has translation MILYQIFSVLSYLIYIYSFALIIYIFMSWVPSTRETAVGRFLAAICEPYLEPFRRIIPPIAMLDISPIVAIIVLRFATTGLWGLYRMIAMYT, from the coding sequence ATGATTCTTTATCAAATTTTTTCCGTTCTGAGTTATTTAATTTACATCTACTCGTTTGCCCTGATTATCTATATCTTTATGTCATGGGTGCCGAGTACGAGAGAAACGGCGGTCGGACGGTTTCTCGCAGCGATTTGCGAACCGTACCTAGAACCGTTCAGAAGGATCATTCCGCCCATTGCCATGCTGGATATATCCCCGATTGTAGCGATTATCGTGCTTCGATTTGCCACGACGGGACTTTGGGGCCTGTACCGCATGATCGCAATGTATACTTGA